Part of the uncultured Anaeromusa sp. genome is shown below.
GCGCCGGGGCGCATGATTTCATTCCTAAGGGTAAGATGCTGCGGCTGTTGCCGGCGTTGGAGCGTGAGTTGGGCGACGTGACTGCACGGCGGCAACGGCGGGAAGCGGAGCAAGAACTAAAAGAAAAGGAACGCTTGATTACGTCGACTTTGGATGCGATGCGCTTGTATATTGCCGTGCTGGATGAAAATGGGCGGGTCGTATATGGAAACAAGGCTTGGTATCGCCGGTCGCGCATGGTTTACAATCTGAAAGCCAAGGAAGTTCTTGGTATTGATTTTGTGGAATTTGTACAGCGGCGTGCGGGCGAACGACAGCGCAAATGGTCGGTTGCTTTAAGCCATGGCATTCGCAATATTCTCGAAGGCGATGAAGAGACATTTTCGATGGAGCTTCCTTTCGATAACGGCGATGAAACGATGCAATGGTTTCGGGTGGAGGCCAATCGTTTTGCCGACGAAGGACCTTTGCGGGTTGTTGTGTCATATGAGGATATTACGTCGCGCAAACAGATGGAAGAGCATCTAAATTACTTGAGCATGTATGATATGGTGACAGGCTTCCATAATCGCCTTTATTTTGAGACGGTGCTGCAGAATTATGCGCAGAGCCACTATGCGCCAGTGGGCATTCTTACTTGCGACATTGACGGTCTGAAGCTGGTCAACGATACGTTGGGCATTGAAGTGGGCGATGTTTTATTAATGCAAACGGCGGAGCTCATTCGCCAGGTTATGCCGGAAGATGCCTTGGTGCATCGCATTGGCGGCAATGAGTTTGCTGTGGTCTTTGCTAATACGACGCGCGAAGAAGTTAGCCATTATGCGCGGCAATTGCAGCAACGCCTCAGTTGGTATAATGAGCATGAAGCCGAAGAGAAAAGCCGCGGCGTTTCTTTAAGCGTGTCTGTTGGCTATGCTTTGGACGGCCGCGGCGGTGAAGACGGCGTACTGCAATGCTATAAAGAAGCGGAAAACCATATGTATCGCGAAAAACTGCATAGCGGACGCAGCGCCAAAAGCGCTATCGTCCAGACGGTGATGAAGCTGCTGGAAGCCAGGGACTATATTACCGAAGGCCATGCGGACCGCATGCAGGAATGGGCGGAAGCCATGGGACGATCCCTGGGTTTGGCGGAGAGCCGTTTAATGGATCTGCGGCTATTGGCCAAGTTCCATGATATCGGCAAGGTGGGGATTCCGGACCGCATTTTATTTAAACCGGGACGCCTGGATGCTGAAGAATTCTTTTTAATGAAGGAACACCCGGCGATTGGTCATCGCATTGCCCAGGTGGCGCCGGATCTGCATCCGATTGCGGAGAGCATTTTACGGCATCACGAATGGTGGGACGGCAGCGGTTACCCTATCGGCTTAAAAGGGGACGAAATTCCGCTGGAATGCCGGATTTTGGCGATAGTGGACGCCTACGACGCCATGCGCAGTGATCGTCCTTACCGTAAGGCCTTGAGCGAAGAAGCGGCGCTGCAAGAGCTGAGGGACTATAGCGGTCGCCAGTTCGATCCCATGCTGGTGGAGCTTTTCCTGCGTTTAAAGCAGAAGCGGAAATTATAAAAGGAACTGCGTTTAACTTTAATCAGTTAGACGCAGTTCCTTTTTGGTAAATGTAGCTAACAAGAGTTTTGGAGCTAAGAAAGCAGGAGCCTATTTTAATAGGTAACCCTCTTCCGTGCCCTCCCGTGACTCTCGCGACTCTTGTTCAATTTCTTCGCTTCTTTTAGCCGTTTTTACGCTGGAATTCTTTCATGAAATCAGCCAGCGCTTGGCAGCCCGCTTGAGGCATGGCGTTGTAGATGGAAGCGCGCAGGCCGCCGACGGAGCGATGGCCTTTGAGGCCGCCCAGGCCAGCAGCCGTAGCTTCGGCGACAAACTGCTTTTCGAGATCTTCTGAAGGCAGGCGGAAGGTGACGTTCATTAAAGAACGGCTGTCTTTGTCCGCATGACCGCTGAAGAAGCCCGGCGCAGCGTCGATGACGTCGTATACCAGCTTGGCTTTGGCCTGATTGCGTTCGGCCATAGCGGTGAGGCCGCCGTTTTTCTTCAGCCATTTCAAGACCAGGTGCACCATGTAAACCGAGAAAGCAGGCGGTGTGTTATAGAGAGAGTCTTTCTTGGCATGGATGTCATAGCGCAGCATGGTCGGAATGTTTTTAGGGCAGCGCTCAATCATATCTTGGCGCAGGATGACCAGAGTAACCCCTGCAGGGCCGAGGTTTTTCTGGGCGCCCGCATAGATCATGGCAAACTTAGTGGCGTCAAAGGGACGGCTGAGCATGTCCGAAGACATGTCGGCGATTAAGGGAACATCGCCGAAGGTTGGGAATTGCTGCCATTCGGTACCGTAGATGGTATTGTTGGAAGTAATGTGTAC
Proteins encoded:
- a CDS encoding HD domain-containing phosphohydrolase — encoded protein: MNEKKLAVLIVEDNEDDALLLIRELRRGGYEPDALRVETREEMQAALQERTWEVILSDYALPGFSGVEALEILQASGQDIPFLIQSGAIGEEAAVELMRAGAHDFIPKGKMLRLLPALERELGDVTARRQRREAEQELKEKERLITSTLDAMRLYIAVLDENGRVVYGNKAWYRRSRMVYNLKAKEVLGIDFVEFVQRRAGERQRKWSVALSHGIRNILEGDEETFSMELPFDNGDETMQWFRVEANRFADEGPLRVVVSYEDITSRKQMEEHLNYLSMYDMVTGFHNRLYFETVLQNYAQSHYAPVGILTCDIDGLKLVNDTLGIEVGDVLLMQTAELIRQVMPEDALVHRIGGNEFAVVFANTTREEVSHYARQLQQRLSWYNEHEAEEKSRGVSLSVSVGYALDGRGGEDGVLQCYKEAENHMYREKLHSGRSAKSAIVQTVMKLLEARDYITEGHADRMQEWAEAMGRSLGLAESRLMDLRLLAKFHDIGKVGIPDRILFKPGRLDAEEFFLMKEHPAIGHRIAQVAPDLHPIAESILRHHEWWDGSGYPIGLKGDEIPLECRILAIVDAYDAMRSDRPYRKALSEEAALQELRDYSGRQFDPMLVELFLRLKQKRKL
- the serC gene encoding 3-phosphoserine/phosphohydroxythreonine transaminase, which produces MSDRIFNFNAGPAVLPLEVLQEAQADFLNYKGTGMSITEISHRSKAYEEVNTQAEADTKELLGLGDDYRVLFLQGGASTQFAAIPMNFLPQGATADYILTGSWSEKALKEAQLLGNTHVAATTADGNYKRIPKMEEIKLSEKPAYVHITSNNTIYGTEWQQFPTFGDVPLIADMSSDMLSRPFDATKFAMIYAGAQKNLGPAGVTLVILRQDMIERCPKNIPTMLRYDIHAKKDSLYNTPPAFSVYMVHLVLKWLKKNGGLTAMAERNQAKAKLVYDVIDAAPGFFSGHADKDSRSLMNVTFRLPSEDLEKQFVAEATAAGLGGLKGHRSVGGLRASIYNAMPQAGCQALADFMKEFQRKNG